One genomic region from Vibrio sp. STUT-A11 encodes:
- the coxB gene encoding cytochrome c oxidase subunit II, which yields MKRLATTLALTLNVILITFSSHGWSKDNDYNMTKGVTAISEQVYELHMLIFYICCAIALVVFGVMFYSIIRHRKSKGAVAAHFHESTKVEIIWTVIPIIILVAMAIPATKTLVAMEDTSQSDLTIKITGSQWKWHYNYFGQDVEFFSLLATSQKQIDGIEAKGAHYLLEVDNPLVLPVNRKVRFLLTSDDVIHSWWVPDFAVKKDTVPGFINEAWTRIDEPGVYRGQCAELCGRAHGFMPVVVHAMEEDEFEQWLSGKKEEIALQKAAAQEALIQDLSMDELMAQGEAIYTARCAVCHQASGEGIPGAFPAIKGSPVATGDVTEHINVIVNGRAGTAMQAFANQLSDQEIAAVITYQRNAWGNDTGDTVQASDVNAFKAQKSAKEEI from the coding sequence TTGAAAAGATTAGCGACTACTCTTGCCTTAACACTGAATGTGATTTTAATCACATTCTCCTCTCATGGATGGTCGAAAGACAATGACTACAATATGACCAAAGGGGTCACAGCGATCAGTGAGCAAGTGTATGAATTGCATATGCTGATCTTCTACATATGCTGTGCGATTGCCCTTGTGGTCTTTGGTGTCATGTTCTATTCCATAATTCGTCATCGCAAGTCAAAAGGAGCCGTTGCCGCTCATTTCCATGAAAGCACCAAAGTGGAAATTATTTGGACGGTTATCCCTATCATCATTCTTGTCGCAATGGCAATCCCCGCAACAAAAACTTTAGTTGCAATGGAAGATACCAGTCAATCGGATCTCACCATCAAAATCACTGGCTCTCAGTGGAAATGGCACTACAACTACTTTGGTCAAGACGTCGAGTTTTTTAGTCTTCTCGCAACCAGTCAGAAGCAGATTGACGGAATCGAAGCCAAAGGCGCTCATTACTTACTTGAAGTAGATAACCCGCTTGTCCTGCCGGTTAATCGCAAAGTCCGTTTTCTTCTCACGTCAGACGATGTTATTCACTCGTGGTGGGTGCCTGATTTTGCCGTGAAGAAAGACACCGTGCCTGGGTTTATTAATGAAGCCTGGACACGAATTGATGAACCAGGTGTGTACCGAGGTCAATGTGCCGAGTTGTGTGGTCGCGCACATGGGTTCATGCCAGTCGTGGTACACGCGATGGAAGAAGACGAGTTTGAACAGTGGTTATCAGGTAAGAAAGAAGAGATAGCGCTTCAGAAAGCCGCTGCTCAAGAGGCCTTAATCCAAGACTTATCCATGGACGAGCTGATGGCTCAAGGCGAAGCGATTTACACTGCTCGCTGTGCCGTCTGTCATCAAGCCAGTGGTGAAGGTATACCAGGCGCATTTCCAGCAATCAAAGGCAGCCCTGTGGCGACGGGGGATGTGACAGAGCACATCAATGTGATAGTCAATGGCCGTGCCGGAACAGCTATGCAAGCTTTTGCCAATCAACTGAGTGACCAGGAAATCGCTGCAGTCATAACCTACCAACGAAATGCGTGGGGGAACGATACTGGCGACACCGTTCAAGCATCTGATGTCAATGCCTTTAAGGCACAAAAAAGTGCTAAGGAGGAAATATGA
- a CDS encoding phospho-sugar mutase, producing MTAIIDQWLARDPDPKTREELQHLVDKNAQQELNDRFGSRLAFGTAGLRGKVGAGPNRMNRLVIQETATGLGHYLIEQVQDATSRGVVIGYDGRPDSKQFAHDTASVLTALGIKVYLTHKVAATPIVAFGVRTLNAAAAVVVTASHNPPEYNGFKVYWENGAQIIPPHDSGIAAEIDQATTKPLPLMSLDDAKQQGLLVWLEDDYYQSYRQTMNENALLTPDSSTDISIVYTAMHGVGADMAETLLADAGFKKVASVTEQREPDGTFPTVNFPNPEEAGAMDMVMALGKSVDADIACANDPDADRFAVAVKRSDGEYQMLTGDQVGSLFGDYLLEQQPNSLVGNTIVSSRLLSSIAKAHGAEYYQTLTGFKWLTNIAMEKETAQNPFLFAYEEALGYTVGNKVWDKDGLSAIVAFAQLTGKLKAEGKTVWDKLEALYRQHGFYFNAQRSIALDPKSPPIGDKLRAAPPKDIAGKKVVITEDLKTSVRTYDDGSEQAIDLPSSDVLIYHLEDQSRVIVRPSGTEPKLKCYYEVISDFPDNMSYEQAQQAAEAKMNELIDAHQKSL from the coding sequence ATGACAGCAATAATTGATCAATGGCTAGCACGAGACCCCGACCCAAAGACTCGTGAAGAGCTGCAACACCTCGTCGATAAAAATGCACAGCAAGAACTCAACGACCGATTTGGTTCACGTCTTGCTTTTGGTACTGCAGGACTGCGAGGAAAAGTCGGCGCGGGTCCAAACCGTATGAACCGCCTCGTTATTCAGGAGACTGCAACCGGACTTGGCCACTACTTGATTGAACAGGTTCAAGATGCAACGTCGCGCGGCGTTGTTATAGGCTACGATGGCCGTCCGGACTCCAAACAGTTCGCGCATGACACCGCGTCTGTGCTGACCGCTCTTGGTATTAAGGTTTATCTGACGCATAAAGTAGCAGCCACGCCAATCGTTGCCTTTGGTGTACGTACACTGAACGCTGCTGCTGCCGTTGTCGTAACCGCGAGTCACAACCCACCGGAATATAATGGCTTTAAAGTGTATTGGGAGAATGGCGCGCAAATCATCCCACCACATGACTCCGGGATTGCCGCTGAAATCGACCAAGCAACGACCAAACCTTTACCATTAATGTCATTAGACGATGCAAAACAACAGGGATTACTGGTTTGGCTGGAAGATGACTACTACCAGAGCTATCGCCAAACCATGAACGAAAATGCGTTGCTAACACCAGATTCCAGCACTGACATTTCTATCGTTTACACGGCCATGCATGGTGTCGGTGCCGATATGGCGGAGACACTTTTGGCTGATGCCGGGTTTAAAAAAGTGGCGAGTGTAACAGAGCAGCGAGAGCCTGATGGTACCTTCCCAACGGTTAACTTCCCTAACCCAGAAGAAGCAGGGGCAATGGACATGGTGATGGCTTTGGGTAAATCGGTTGACGCCGATATCGCCTGTGCTAACGACCCAGATGCAGACCGTTTTGCAGTCGCGGTTAAACGCTCTGATGGTGAGTATCAAATGCTCACTGGTGACCAAGTCGGCTCGCTATTTGGTGATTACTTGCTGGAACAACAACCAAACTCGCTGGTGGGAAATACCATCGTCTCTTCTCGCCTATTAAGCAGCATTGCCAAAGCACATGGTGCAGAATATTACCAAACCCTGACTGGTTTTAAATGGCTGACTAACATCGCCATGGAGAAAGAAACAGCGCAAAACCCATTCTTATTTGCTTACGAAGAAGCCCTGGGTTACACCGTGGGTAATAAAGTCTGGGATAAAGATGGCCTATCGGCGATCGTTGCCTTCGCTCAGTTGACAGGAAAACTGAAAGCTGAAGGCAAAACTGTGTGGGACAAACTGGAAGCGCTTTACCGTCAACATGGCTTCTACTTCAACGCGCAGCGCAGTATTGCTTTGGATCCAAAATCGCCACCAATCGGTGACAAGTTACGTGCAGCACCACCAAAGGATATCGCGGGGAAAAAAGTAGTAATAACAGAAGATTTAAAAACATCAGTAAGAACCTATGACGACGGCTCTGAACAAGCGATCGATTTACCATCCAGTGATGTATTGATCTACCACCTCGAAGACCAATCCCGCGTGATCGTTCGACCTTCAGGCACTGAGCCTAAATTGAAATGTTACTACGAAGTCATCTCTGATTTTCCGGACAACATGAGCTATGAACAAGCCCAGCAAGCTGCAGAAGCGAAGATGAATGAACTTATCGACGCCCACCAAAAAAGCTTGTAA
- a CDS encoding LysE family translocator, whose product MIDLVVLPVYLTAVLALLMLPGPDMLLIASSSMSYGKKVGLFASLGNATSGVILTLLAAMGVSTLVAMSPVALKVLHLLGGAYLLKMGWDCMRAQASSAPELDQMSKMATTYYQRALMSNLLNPKALVFFVMFLPQFVSSNITASSGEQMLALGLLLNVMGLLFNLLLVALAGSVGKGLIENDKFRMVQHKLMGLVFVILALWMLSSFVL is encoded by the coding sequence ATGATTGATTTAGTTGTACTCCCTGTTTATTTGACTGCTGTTCTGGCGTTATTGATGTTGCCTGGTCCTGATATGTTACTGATTGCCAGTTCAAGTATGAGCTATGGCAAAAAAGTTGGGCTGTTTGCCAGCCTTGGCAATGCGACCTCAGGCGTCATTTTAACCCTGTTGGCAGCGATGGGCGTCTCCACACTGGTCGCGATGAGTCCGGTTGCGCTGAAGGTGCTACATTTGCTGGGCGGTGCTTACCTGCTAAAAATGGGATGGGACTGTATGAGAGCGCAAGCTTCGTCGGCGCCTGAACTTGATCAAATGAGTAAAATGGCGACGACCTATTACCAGCGTGCTTTGATGAGTAATTTACTCAACCCAAAAGCGTTAGTGTTTTTTGTTATGTTCTTGCCTCAGTTTGTTTCCAGCAACATTACGGCTTCATCGGGTGAGCAAATGCTAGCGCTTGGCTTGTTACTTAACGTTATGGGGCTACTGTTTAATCTGTTACTTGTCGCGCTGGCTGGCAGTGTGGGTAAGGGGCTGATTGAAAATGATAAATTCCGCATGGTCCAACATAAATTGATGGGACTCGTATTTGTGATTCTGGCATTGTGGATGTTGAGTAGTTTCGTTCTATAA